The Ornithinimicrobium faecis region CCGACCTTCAGGTTGGTGCCGTGAATGATCGCCGCGGACCCGCCCTTGGAGGAGCCAACGACGGCCACTCGCTCGAGGGGGATCGAGCACCTGTTCATCACCGACTGCACAAGCCGCGTCACGGCATCGCGAATATGTGTTGAGCGGTGGTCCGAGAAGTAATACGCTCCACCCTCGCCGAAGTCGTCCAACACATAGAGTCGATTGACCGGCAGACCGTCCAGCAGTCGCTTGTAGTTGTAGGTGAAACTCCCGTCAGGTGCCATGGCGGAGAACGCAACTACGAGGTTCTTCGACGCGGGGTTGGTCTCCAACAGATAGTTGACGGGAACGTCGTCCTGCCATGTCCTCCAGGGCGACCTCGGGGCTGCCACCCCCCAGTCACGGTAGAACCACTGACTGTTGCGAATTGTTGTTCGCAATGAGGCGTTCACACCGCGCAGCCTGATGCGCACCACCGTGCCCGGCCGGTGATCTCCGAACTTCGGAAACCGCATGGCCCGAACCCGCCCTGACGCACTCGGGCGCTCGAGGCTGACGGAGAGCGGAACATCTGCCGACCACACCATCTCCAGAGCCTTCTCACCCGCCACATACAGCTCCACACCATGGCTGCGCAGGAAGGTGTGCACCCCCGGCCCGACATGCCACAACACCTCATAGTCATGGTCGAGCTCGTCCGCGGACTCCAGCGTGTCGGTGACAGTGACGGCCAGGTCCTCGCCAGCCTGGTCCACAGCCACTTCCCGGGCATGCGTGGCCGACGCCGATCGCGTGTTGACTCCTCGCACGTGCAGGCATCGCGCGTCAGGACCAGCTCCCAGATCCTCCAGCGACACACCGCCCGGACTCTTGTCCACCCTTGGCAGAGAGCGTCCGTCGACAACGACGGTATTGTGTGCGAACTGCGAGAACGCGTACTTGGTGAGCGGGTTGTCGTACTCGTACCCATACGGGCCAGCCTCGGTCAGGAGCCATCGTCCACGACCGAAGAGGGTGAGCGCCAAGTCGTCGTTGTGGTGGTGATACTGCGACAGGTAAGCAGCCTTGAAGGTGATCTGGTAGGCGTTCGGATCACTCCACGAGGTGCGGTGGAAGGCATAGCCACTATCGGGGAATACTGCGGTGGCCTCCGTCGGTTGCACCCCGTCTGCCCCCTCGCTGATGGCGTAGCGGTATGCCTGGCCGGCGAACGTGTCACGGTGTCCGGTGTTCCGCACTCGCGCCACCTTCGTGTCCCCCAGCGGTGCGAGATATCCGTTCGGGAGGATGGAGTGCACGGCAAACCGCTCTGCCCGGTGGTATATATCAGTCAGGAGGTCACTGGCAGGCGCCTCGAGTTGCCGTAACACAGGGAGTGCGTCGCGCAGGAACCGAGCAACCATGAGGTGGTAGCCGGGGCTGTTCTCCACGTGCGCGCCGTCCCGCGCGAAGGCACGTGTGAAGTACTCCTCGAGGCGAGCGACGGAGCAGTCAATCACGCGCTCCAACTCCAGCTGCGACGCGAACCACTTACCCCCGGCGGCGTACCTCAGCAGCGCAAGGTCCTGCAACATGCCGTGATTATTGAGGCCAGCGTGGAACGAGTCGTCCATCAGCAGTCCTGCTGTGGAGTTCGCCAGTTCCGTCAAGCCAGCCAGGCGCTCATCATCAAGGGCGTGCCAGTGGTCGTCGAGAAACCGCACGAGTTGCATCAGGCGTTGCCCGGTCGTCTCGTCGTGATAGGCCATGGAGGAGTCATCGACCTGCGGTGCCACGTCCTTCCACCGCAGGAACATGTCAGCAACCGTGAGCACCGACTCCGGTTGGTGTGGATCTTCGGCGTCCAGGTATGTCCGGTGCCAGTCAGCCAGGAACAGCATTCCGTGGATATAGCGGCCGACCGTGCGGGGCAGCGGCCGAAGCCAGCACCTGCCGTCCTCGTAGTCGACCTTGGGGAGGTTCGGGTGAGTGATCACCCCGTCCTCGAGAAGGTGCCTGGCCCGCTCCCGGGCCGCGGGTCCGTGCGTGACGGGGACAAAGATGTCGGTCAACTCGCGACTGGGCCTTCGCGCAGTCGGAGCCTCATGCATCGGTAACCGGATACCCGAAGTAGCCCCCCAGAGCGGCGAGCTGCTCCTGTGCATGGCGCCGCGCTTGCGCGGGGACCGTTGGCGCCGCCCCGACGAACAGGTTGGTGGACCGAGCGCCGGAGCTCCCAGCGAGTCGCTCCGCGGACTGCGCCTGAATCGTGCGCTCGAGCCGGTCCGCATCGAGCGGAGTCCCAGTCAGTGCACACACCGCTCCGAGCACGGGCAGGGGATCGGTCAGCAGATTTTCGTAGCGGACAACGAGGTCAAAGACCTGCTCCTTGGCAGCGGTCAGGAACTGCTTGATCGTGACGATGTTCTGCTGGAGGTAAGCCATGTCGTCGGCGTCCGGTGCAACGTCCTGCCGGTACTCACCCTTGCGAAACACACGGGACAGGCAGACGTCCACGGGGTTCCTCAACAGGAGCACGCGGAGTGTTCCAGGGTCTGCTTTGAGGAAGACATCAGGATTCGCGGAGTGCATGGAGTGGACCACCGTTGCTGTCGCATCGTCCGACGTGCCTCCGGCGTGCAGGAGATGGAGCGCGTCCGTGAACGTGGCACCGTCCACACCCTCCAGGCCGCGGATATCGTCGTGCAGGACCCGCGGCA contains the following coding sequences:
- a CDS encoding heparinase II/III domain-containing protein, which codes for MITHPNLPKVDYEDGRCWLRPLPRTVGRYIHGMLFLADWHRTYLDAEDPHQPESVLTVADMFLRWKDVAPQVDDSSMAYHDETTGQRLMQLVRFLDDHWHALDDERLAGLTELANSTAGLLMDDSFHAGLNNHGMLQDLALLRYAAGGKWFASQLELERVIDCSVARLEEYFTRAFARDGAHVENSPGYHLMVARFLRDALPVLRQLEAPASDLLTDIYHRAERFAVHSILPNGYLAPLGDTKVARVRNTGHRDTFAGQAYRYAISEGADGVQPTEATAVFPDSGYAFHRTSWSDPNAYQITFKAAYLSQYHHHNDDLALTLFGRGRWLLTEAGPYGYEYDNPLTKYAFSQFAHNTVVVDGRSLPRVDKSPGGVSLEDLGAGPDARCLHVRGVNTRSASATHAREVAVDQAGEDLAVTVTDTLESADELDHDYEVLWHVGPGVHTFLRSHGVELYVAGEKALEMVWSADVPLSVSLERPSASGRVRAMRFPKFGDHRPGTVVRIRLRGVNASLRTTIRNSQWFYRDWGVAAPRSPWRTWQDDVPVNYLLETNPASKNLVVAFSAMAPDGSFTYNYKRLLDGLPVNRLYVLDDFGEGGAYYFSDHRSTHIRDAVTRLVQSVMNRCSIPLERVAVVGSSKGGSAAIIHGTNLKVGRIVVGAPQVNIGFHVSRNRPNIQEFMAGGTTSEDAEWLDRIIPEALGDIDPETRLDLVVGTRDHHLKRHVPDLVDALTRRGHQHWTVHEVDGLTHSDIGPAFRDFAQDQLLDWIQEHEGSPFDGLALVGTDSGLEVALPGIAPSQSAEIRLLRGEKVVERVPYRRGLRSWRFVGLAAGVYRARVYVRHEGTETRQAMTTNRVTWGG
- a CDS encoding sulfotransferase gives rise to the protein MTTTEASGERLFLDYCRSPEKFWPERAQRQARKINQRLRKLSVETGRGRDEVLTSLWSAAQQRSRTRRRTVHLANIGSSGSHWLEHMLVDGAGMLGAGEVYLPRVLHDDIRGLEGVDGATFTDALHLLHAGGTSDDATATVVHSMHSANPDVFLKADPGTLRVLLLRNPVDVCLSRVFRKGEYRQDVAPDADDMAYLQQNIVTIKQFLTAAKEQVFDLVVRYENLLTDPLPVLGAVCALTGTPLDADRLERTIQAQSAERLAGSSGARSTNLFVGAAPTVPAQARRHAQEQLAALGGYFGYPVTDA